The Pseudonocardia sp. EC080619-01 genome segment ATCTTTACACACCAGCGGTCGCAGGTTCGAGCCCTGCCGCGCCCACCGCCCGGACCAGCATCCATCTCCAACTAATGGCGAGTTCGCGGGCCACTATTCGTGGTGTGCCGGGCACCGCCAGCTATTCGTATGCGCGGTGGCGTCGGTGCTCGGCAACAAGTTGTCTCTCTATTACGGGCTCGAGGCCTGGCCTAATGAGAACTCGTCGGCGCCGCGGACGACATCCGGTCCGTGCCCGTTGTGGAGAGGTCGTCGAGATCTCCCGGGGTTGTCCGCCCCGACGTGGCGCCTGGACCGCTCGAGCCATGGGCTGTCAGGGTGTGAGTCGAGCAGTCACCTCAGTCCGCGAGCAGGCGGAAGATCGCACTTTCACGATCTCCCGTGACGTAGATGCTGCCGTCCGAATCGACCCCGATCCCACCGGACCGCGGGTGGGGCTGGTCGAGCTGCCCGACCGAGAGGCCCTCCACGAGCACGGCCGGTTCGGTATCGAGCCGCAGCACCCTGCCACCTTCGGTGTCCAGCACGACGACCTGCCCGCCGGCGTCCACCGTCACGGCGCGCGGCGTCCCGAGCCCCTCCGCCACCGTCGTCACCCCACCGCTCACCGGATCGACCACGAGAACCCGCCCACCCGACGCGTCCGCCACGAGAATCCGCCCGTCACCATCCGACGCGAGCCCGACCGGAGTCCCGATCCCCTCTGCGAGCGGCCGGATCGCATCACCGTCGGCCCGTACCAACCGCCCGAGCCCCGGCTCCGCGACGACGACGGACCCGTCGTCCAGCTCGACCGCGTCCGCCGGATCCACGAACCCCTCGAACCGCCGGACAGGTTTCACATCGTGATCGGTCACCTGCACCGACCCGATCATCTCCGACACGAGCACCAGGTGCTCCGCGTTCGCACTGATCGCCGACGGAAACTCGATCTTCGACGCGTGCCGCCGAGCCACCTCACGCAATTCCCCGCTCTCCGGGGCGATCGCCCGTACCGCGACGCTGTCGGCGATGAAGATCTCACCCGAGTCCGCCGACGGCCGGGCCATGTCCACCGGGAACGCGAGCGGACTCGACGTCAGCACCCGCAGGGTCCCGTCGGCGAGGTTCACCTCGGTGATGGCGCTGTCGGCCATGTTCGCGACGTAGGCCCGGTCGTCGTCGGCGATCACCATGTTGTCGGAGGCGATCGGGAGCTCGACCACTGTCCGCGTGCTGCCTGCGGAGATGTCGACCTGCAGGAGCGCGCCGCCGATGCTGTCCAGCACGTAGAGCTGGTCGGACGAGTCGAACCGGACCGAGACCGGCTGCTGCAGTCCCTCGACCACGACCGTCTTCTCGCCGGTCTCCGGGTCGATGCGCGCGACCTGCCCGGTCTTGCCGAGCGGGGCGTAGATCTGACCGTCCGGTCCGAAGTCGAAGGCGTTGGGCTGGCCCAGGTCGGACGCGACGAGGCGGTCGGGTTTCTCGCCCCGCGGGTCGATCTCCCACAGTCCGTCCTCGCGGAACGTCTGGCCGACGAACAGCCGCTCGCCGGCCCGGTCGAAGGCGATCGAGTTCACCCACGGGATCCCGTCGGTGATGGTCCGGACAGTCCCGTCCGGGCTCTGCGAGCCGACGGTGCCGCGCGGGGGATTGGTCCAGTAGATCGTCCCGTCGTCGCCGATCGCGACGTCATCGGACTCGCTTTCGGGGGCCGGCACCGCGGGGGAGGCCTTGCCGGTCGCGGGGTCGAATCGGGTGATCGAGTCGGCGGCGAGGCTCGCCACCAGGATGGTGCCGTCGGGATGCAGCGCCAGGCCGTTGGGGGCGCGGAGCGGGCCGCCGGCGTGCACCTGTTCGAGGGTGTAGCCATCTGCGACGACGGGTTCGGGGTCGGCGGAGGCGGCGGGTGCGGCCCCGCACCCGGCCGAGCCGATGAATGCGACGAGAGCGAAGAGCGGTGTTGCGCGGCGTCGGGCAACCATGGGTCTCCTCAGTGGCTCAGGGCGTACAGGCGGTCGAACCCGCTGCGGTGGAAGACGAGCGGCGGCGTGTCGGTGGTCTCGAACTCGTGCACCCGGAGCAGGGCGAAGGCGTGATCGCCTGCGGACATCTCGCTCTCGAGCGAGCACTCGAACCACCCGGACGCACCGTCGAGCACCACGGCGCCGCCGAGACGGATGGAGTGGTCGACCCCCGAGAACCGGTCGCGGTCCTTCGCCGCGAGGCATCGCGCCGCCGCGTCCTGCTCGGCGGCGAGGATGCTGACCCCGAGCCGCGGTAGCGAGCGCAGCACCCGCCAGGTGCGGGACGTGTCCTGCAGGCAGATCCCCACCAGTGGCGGGTCCAGCGACACCGGAACGAATGTGCTCACTGCCATCCCGACCGGCCGCCCATCGGGCCCCTGTCCGCAGACTGCGACGATCCCGCTGGGGAACTGTGCGAACCCGTGGCGCAGGAGCTGGGTCGCGCCCGTCATGACGCGAGTCCGAACTGGCCGGCGACGAGGCCGGGCACGACCGGACTCCAGAACCGGCAGAAGCGGTCGATCGGCGCGGCGGAGTCGTCGACCACGTGCAGGACCGGGGCCAGGCACGTCGCACCAGCTCGGAGCAGCAGGGGCCGGATGTCGCGATCGGCGGTCTGCACCTCCGACGGCCAGGCCCCGACCGCGGCGACGAACGCAGTGGCGCCGGCCAGGTCGGCGTCGCGCAGCAGGCGGATGACCTCGGGATCCGCGTGCCGTCCGGACACCGTCACGGCGACAACGAGCAGGTCAGCTCGCGTGAACTCCACGACTGAACCCGGGGCGAGCACGACCTCGGCGTCGCGCCCGACCAGACCCCGTGCGAGGTGAGCGCCGACCGCCGTCGCAGCGGAAGAGGACAGCGCGACCACCGTGGCGTTCACAACGACGGTCCGTCCGGGTTGGACGACAGCTCACTGAACGCCCCGAAGAACGGGTCCCACTCGGTGATCCGCAGGTTCTCGATGACACCGTTCGGCCAGAACGGGTCGGTGCGGATGATCTCCCGCAGCGCGGTCTCGTCGTCGGCCCGCATCACGAGCAGCCCGTGCCGCACGGGCGTGCCGACCGACGGGCCGGAGGCGACGACGACGCCGTCGTCGACCTGCTGTCTGATCCAGTCGACGTGCGGACGCACCCACTGCTGCCAGGTGGCCTCGTCCGGGTGGTCGAAGGTCACGAGGAAGACGGCCATGAGTTCAGCTCCTCACCAGGCGAAGGTCAGCGGTTGCGCGGTGTCGGCGGCGCCGGGGACCGGGCCCACATGCCGCAGGAAGCCCAGGGCCGGGACCCCCTGGGCGTCGAGCCAGTTCGCGGTCTCGACGAGCGCCGCGAGGTCGAGGCCGGTGCCGTGGCCGGCGAGTTCGAGGGCTTGGACGGCGTCCTCGGTGCACACCCCGCCGCCGCGCTGGCCGGGCATCGCGGGGTGCCCGCCGCTGCCCGCGAGCGCGACGTCGATCGTGCCGACCCCGAGGCCGGCGAGCTCCAGGACGTTCGCGACGCCCAGGCCGCGGTTGTCGTGCACCTGCACGGTCACCGTGTCGAGCGCTACGAACCCGGCCGCGACCTCGAGCAGCTCGCGGATCTGGCGTGGGGCGGCGTAGCCGAACGAGTCGGCGAGCACCCAGGATGTGACGCCGATGTCGGCGAGCCGGCGCAGCAGCGGCTCGATCTCGGCGCGGCCGCGGGCGGGGCCGGTGGGCCCGCCCCAGGCGAAGATGACGTAGGTTGACAGCGCCGTCGGCAGGTCCTGCGCGACGGCGGCGAGCCGTTCCAGCTGGGCGAGCGACTCCTCGGTCGTGCGGCCGATGTTCGCCCGGGCGAAGTCCTCGTCGGCGGACAGCAGGAACGAGGCGGAGTCGGCGCCGGCGTCGGCCGCGGCCCGCAGGCCCCGCTCGTTGCCGATGCAGCAGCCGAGCGTCAGCCCGTCGATGTCGCGGACGGCACTGAACACCTCGGCGGCGTCGGCGAGGCCGGGAATCAGGTCAGGGCGGACGAACGAGGAGAGCTCGAAGTCCTGCACTCCGGCGTCGACCAGGCGACGGACGAGCTCGAGCTTCAGCTCGGTCGGGGCCGGGTGGACCTGGAAGGTCAGCCGCGGGGCGATCTCCCGGAGTCGGACGGTGGGTGGCGTGCTCATCAGGGGTCAGCCGTCCTTGGGGTCGCGGCGTCGGGTGGGGGTCAGGCCGTCGGCCTCGGCATCCCAAGCGTCGTCGGTCAGGCCGGTCTCGCGCAGCGCGGCCTTGCGGATCTTGCCGGTGGGGGTGGCGGGCAGGGTGCCGACGACCCGGTAATAACGGGGCACCATGAAGTGCGGCATCGCGCGGTCGCAGTGCGCGAAGAGGTCCTTCAGGTCGATGGCGGTGCCGTCCTCGGCGACCACGACCGCCATCACCTCCTGCTCGCCCAGGTCGGAGGCGACGCCGACGGCGGCGGCCTCGGCGACGGCCGGGTGTCCGAGTAGGACGGCCTCGACCTCCTGCGAGGACACGTTCTCGCCGCGGCGGCGCAGCGCGTCCTTCTTGCGGTCGACGAAGTAGAAGAAGCCGTCGTCGTCGGTGAAGCCGAGGTCGCCGGTGTGCCACCACAGATCGCGGGAGGTCTCGACGGTCGCGTCGGGCTGGTGGTAGTAGCCGGAGAACATGATGTGCGGCGCCCGGGGCCGGTAGACGATCTCGCCGACCTGGCCGGGGGCGACGCGGAACCCGTCGTCGTCGTGGACCTCGAGCTCGGTGGTGGCCGACGGGACGCCCATCGAGCCGATCTTGCGGTCCGCGATCGGGTTCCAGACGATCGTCTTGATCTCGGTCAGCCCGTAGCCCTCGACGACGTGTACCCTGAAGCGTTCCTCGACCGCGGTCAGCACCGGGGGCGGGGCGGGCGCGGCGAAGACCTTGCGCGCCATGTGCTCCCGGTCCCGGTCTGACGGTGGCTGGGCTAGCAGCATCGGCAGGATCGAGCCGAGCGCGTTGAACTGGGTGACCTCGTGGCGGCGGATCTCGTCCCAGAACCGGCTGGCGCTGAACCGGCGGCCGAGCACCGCGGTGGCGCCGGCGACGACGGCGTGCAGGCAGATGTTGAGCTTCGCGGCCCCGTGGAACAGCGGCAGGCAGGTGTAGAGCCGCTCGTCGGCCGACGTCTGCATCGCGACCGCGAACTCGTGCGCGGCGACGGCCGGCATCAGCGCCGGGTAGATCGCGCCCTTGCTGCGGCCAGTGGTCCCGGAGGTCAACATGATTCCGACCGGGTCGCCGAGCCCGACCTCGGGAAACGGAGCCGAGGGGTCCCCGCGGTCGAGCATCGCCCGCCAGGTGACGATCTCGACGCCGGCTAGCGACACGGCCTCCGGCGCTGCGTCGGCGAGCACAACGACCGTGCGCAGCGCGGCCGGGCGCTCCGGCAGCGCGGCGACCAGCTCGAGCAGGCCGGGGTCGGTGAGCAGCAGCTCCACCCGCGTGTGGCCGAGGGCGTGCTCCAGGAACGCGCCCTTGTAGGCAGTGTTCACCGGGACCTCGACCATCCCGGCCCGGGCGATGCCGAAGAACGCGGCGAGGGTCTCGGTGCGGTTAGGCAGGAACACCCCGACCGACACGCCGGGGCCGAACCCCAGCCCGGCCAGCCCGCGGGCGACCGCAGAAGCAGTCGCGTCCAGCTCGGCGTAGCTGAGCGTCTCGTCGTCGAAGACCAGCGCCGTCTTGTCCGGGGTGTGGCCGGCACGGTCGGCGAGCAGGCCACCGACGGTGCCGCCGCCCAGCGAACCTAGGTCGAGCATCTGCTCAGAGCTCCTTCTTCACACGCAGCAGGAAGTCCTCCAGCGCCGGATCCCATCCGGCCTCGGCGCCCGTCGTGACCAGGAAGGTTCCGACGCCGAGCTCGTGGTAGCGGCCGAGGGTGTCCAGGATCTGCTCCTCGGTGCCGACCAGGGCCTGGGAGTTGGCGAACCCACCCAGCAGCTTCGTCAGGCCGGTCCAGAAGCAGGTGTCGTGCAGCTCCTCGTCGGTCAGCGCCAGGGCCCGCTGCCGACCGACCGAGTTGTCGGTGGCCGAGGACCGCAGGAACGTGTGCCCGCCCTGGGCCTCGGCGATCTGCCGCTCGACGTCGCGGGCCCTGGCCCAGGCGTCCTCCTCGGTCTCGCCGAGGAAGAGCCGCAGGCTCAGCGAGAACTCCATCGCCCGGCCGTATCCCTCGGACGCGCGGTGCACCCGCTCGATCCGTTCCCGGGTCCCGGCGAACGGCTCGCCCCACAGCATGTAGAGGTCCGCGTGCCGGGCGCCGAAGTCGACGGCGGCGTCGCTCTCTCCCCCCATGAAGATCGGCACCTCGCCCTGGATCGGGCGGGTCAGCAGTTTGACGTGCTCGGCGTCGTAGAAGCGTCCGTGGTGGTCGAACGACGATGGCTCGGTCCACGTCCGGCGGACCAGGTCGAGGTACTCGATGGCGCGCTCGTAGCGCTCCGACTTCGGCGTGGCGTCGCTCTCCCGGCGCAGGTCCTTGTCCGACCCGCCGACGACGACGTTGATCGCGAGCCGGCCACCGGCCAGCACGTCGAGCGTGGCGAAGTAGCGGGCCGCCGCCGTCGGCGCCATGACTCCGGGGCGGTGCGCCACGATCGGCGAGAACTTCTCGGTCATCGCCATCATGAACGGCACGGTCGCGTGGTTGTGCGGCCAGATCGAGGAGTAGCCGACCAGCACGCGGTCGATCGCGTGTGAGGCGTCGAGCTCACGCACCCGTCTGGTGAGTGCTTCTGTGTCGGTCTCGCCCGGTTCTAGGGGCTGGAGTCCCGTGAAGAAGTCGACCATGACCAGCCTTTCTGTTCGTATGCTGCGATAATATAAGCATGCTTCCTACTTGGCGAGTGTGATGTCCCTCAATGCGTTCAGGACCGGGGTAGGGACGTCGAGGGTGCCGCGGCGCTTGGTCTCCTCCCGTCGGCGTCGTGAGCGGTCGAACGGGACGCGCACCGCGTCTCCTCCGGTGACCGGGCGGGTGTCGCGCACCGATCGCACGAGGTCCGAGGCTCGCTGCCGGAAGTCCTCGGCGTCGGTCAGTGCAGCGGGATCGATGAACACGGCAAGGAAGCCGCAGTCGCTGAGGCCCGCCGGCGACGCGGAGGCGCCGGTGAGCATGCCGAGCAGCTGGACCACGAGCGCGAGCCCGGATCCCTTGTGGTCGCCCCAGCTGGTGAAGGCTCCGCGCAGCGCCGCGTGGGCATCGACCGTGGGTGCGCCGGACTCGTCGAAGGCGCGGCCCGGAGGTAGCTCGGTTTCGAGTCGCGCGGCGAGCACGACCTCGGCGTGCGTGATCGACGACGTTCCGATGTCCCAGATCACAGGATCGTCGGAGGTCGGGAACCCGACGGCGATCGGGTTCGTCGCGTACCGCGCCTCGGTCCCGCCGTGCGGCGCGACCATGGCGGGCCCGCTCCCGGCGATCAGGCCGACGAACCCGGCGCCGGTGATCTGCTCGAGATAGTAGGAGAACATGCCCGTGTACCAGGTCCGGCGGGCTCCCACGGTCGCGACGCCGTGCGTCCGGGCCTTCTCCAGTCCGATGTCGACGGCCCGGGCGGCGACCAGATAGCCGACCTGGTCGCCGCCGTCCAGGGTGGCTGAGGCCGGGGTGTCAACGAGAACGTGGACTGGCTCCGGCGGAGCCGTCGCGCGGACGCGCTCGGCGATCGAGACGGCGCGGGCCAGCCCCGCGTAGGGCAGCCCGCGCAGCTCGCAGTCCATGAGGTGGTCGGCGATCACCGCTGCGTCGGCGGCGGAATGGCCGACCGCGGTCATCGCATCGACGAGGATGCGGCTGGCGTCCTCCAAGGCGAGGGTAGGCATGGTCCTCCGGTTGTCAGGATGCTGATTAGGCTGGGGTGATGGGCGGTGTCGGCGAGTCGGACTATCTGACGGACGCGGTGACGCGGTTGGAGCGCGCTGTCGCGAACATCGGGGCGATGCGGCTCAAGCCGTGGGGGATGACACTGTCGGGCTATGCAGCGCTCAAGATCCTCGAGAAGCAGCCGAACTTGTCGCTGGCCCAGCTGTCGCGGCGTTGTTTTGTCAAGCCGCAGACGATGACCCGCATCGTCAGCGAGCTGGAGCGCCGGGAGTGGCTCGTCCGTAGTCCGCACCCGGAGAGCGAACGGGCGATGTCGCTCGCCCTCACTGAGGCCGGCAAAGCCAGCCTCGCCGAGATGGCGGCCGAGGTGGACAAGATCGAGTCCACGCTCGGCGACATGATCGAGCCGGGGCGGTTTCCCGAGCTGGTGCGCACCTTGCGGGGCTGTGCCGCGGCCGTCGAGCAGGAGATCAAGGAGCTCCGAGCCGCGCGGTGACTGCCGTCGTCCTATTGGCAGGCAGAACGCTGCGCAGGCCGAGCGTAGCGAGCCCACTGATCACAGCCGCTCCGATGAGGACGAACGCCGGAGCCCGATTGTCGCCGGTCACCTCGATCAGCCACTGGCACAGGTACACGCACGTGCCGCCGAAGATCGCGACGGTGATGTTGTAGGACAACGAGACGCCCGTGCCGCGCGCGTGCACCGGGAACAGCTCGATGTAGGTGATCGGCGCAACGCCGGCGTAGAACGCCGGCGCGGCGCCCAGCAGAACGACGCACAGGGTCAGCGACCAGAACCCGGACGCGTTCGTCACTCCGGCCACCAGCGGGTAGGACGCCAGCGCGATCGCCAGCGCGCCCCCGATCAGGACTGGGCGCCGGCCGACCCGGTCCGAGAGGCGGCCCGCTGCGATCACCAGCACGACGCCGACCAGCAGTGAGATCACGATGGCGCCGGTGGCCGCGACGGGGGAGAAACCCAGGCCGATGCTGAAGGTCTGTACGTAGGTGAAGGCGACGTAGAAGCTGACCGTGTGCAGGACCGCCACTCCGACCAGCAGCAGGGCGCGGCGGAGCTTGCGGTCGACGGGCGGGGGCGGTGGTGCGTCCGCGTCGCGGACCGCGGTGAACTCCGGCGTCTCGCCGAGTTGGTTACGCAGGTAGAGCCCGACGACGCCGAGGGGCAGCGCCAGGAGGAAGGGGACTCGCCAACCCCAGGCCTGCATCGCCTCGGGGGTGAGCAGCAGGTTCAGGCCGAGGACGGCCGTTGCGGCGAGCAGGAGGCCGACCAGGCAGCCTGCCTGGACTCGGCTGGTCACGGCGCCTCGACGTCCCTCGGGGGAGAACTCCGCCGCGTAGATCAGCGCAGTGCCGTACTCACCCCCGGCGGACAGTCCCTGCAGCATGCGAAGGGCGACGAGTAGAATCGGCGCGGCAATACCGATCGTCTCCGCAGTCGGCAGCAGGCCGATCAACGTGCTCACCGCCGCCATACCCAGCAGCGTGATCACCAGCGTGGGCTGGCGCCCGATCCGGTCGGCGAGCGGGCCGAAGATCGCTCCGCCGAGCGGCCGCACGACGAACGCGACCCCGAACACGGCGAGCGACGACAGCAACGCCACCCCCGGCGACGAACTCGGGAAGAAGTTCGCCGCCAGCACAGTGGCCAGAAACCCATAGACCGCGTAGTCGTAGGTCTCGACCGTCATCCCCACCCCGGCGGCCCAGGTCGTGCGGCGCAGAGTGGCTGCAGTGGCGGTCTCGGGTGTATCCGGACGCTCGGACGATCGCGTCATGACGACCTCTCCTTCGAGGCGGTGAACCAGAGCAGGAGCATGCTGATGATGCTGCCCGAACATAGCGACGCATGCGAACATTAGGCAAGCATGCTGTCCAGCCGCCTGGCTCCGTCAGCGCCGACGAGTCGTCGTCTGTCGCGGCTCGATCGCTGCGGCTGTTGGACCTGGGTGACATCCCCGTGGGGTGGCCTTAACAGGCCCGTCCGCGTGGCTGCGGCTTATTAGAGGAATCTTTTTTCGGCTCCAGTCCGCGCGCGACGATGGCCGGTCGGGAACCTGTGCTTCTCGGCCATGAGACCTCGGCCCGTGCTCGCCTGTCGGGGAGGAGCCGTCCCAAGTCCGACGCGGGCTCGGCTCTCCGTCACCAGCTCCGTCGGGCCGGGATGATCGTCTTTCGTGACACGTGTCGTGACACGAAACCGCGGCTATGGGCGGTTCTGGAGGTAGCTGCTGGAACCGGATGCGAAGAATCGTCGCAGGTAGAGGGCTCGTTCGGTGTCTTGCACGAGCTTTACACCCGAGCGGTCGCAGGTTCGATTCCTGCCGCGCCCACCACGTCGACCGGTGTCTTGCGACATCTGGTGCTCCTGACTCCGTCCGTTCGGTCGGCCGGCTTTGACGTCGTCTGCACACGCGTCCTGCCGCACTGGACGGTCGGACGTCCTCCGGCTGGTTATTCTACCGAGTTGAGTACGTCGGCGACCTTCGTCGCTGTCTCCTTGGCTGATCCAGGGTTCTGCCCGGTCACGAGATTTCCGTCGACCACGGCGTAGGACACGAACGGCAGCTTCGCCTTCTGGTAGAGGGCGCTGCGGTCCTTGGCGCGTTGCTCGGCGTTGTACGGGACGAGTTTGTCGACGCGGGCGAGGACTTCTTCCTGCCAGGCGAACCCGGTCATCTTCTTGCCGGCGACGAGGTAGGTGCCGTCGGAGAGCGTGGTGTTGAGTAGCCCGCAGTAGCCGTGGCAGACCGAGGCGACGACGGCGCCGCGTTCGTAGATCTCGCGGGTGATGCGTTGCAGGGCCTTGCTGTCGGGGAAGTCGTACATGACGGCGTGTCCGCCGGTGAAGTAGATGGCGTCGTAGCCGGTCGAGTCGATCTCGTCCGGGCGGGCGGTGTTGTCGAGCAGGGTCATCTTGGCGGGGTCGGCGCGCCAGGCTTTGGCGGTCTTGTCGTAGTTGGGGAACTTCAGCGCTCGTGGCTCCAGCGGTACCGCGCCGCCGGCGGGGCTGACCAGGGTCTGTTCGAACCCGTGTCTTTCGAAGATGTCCCATGCGTGGGTGAGCTCGGAGAGCCACAAGCCGGTCGGGTGGTCGGGATCGTCGTAGTGGCCGACGTTGGTGACCACGTTGAGAATGCGCTTGGTCATCCACGGTCTCCTTTCCGGTCGTGGTGCGAGGCTCCGACGTGGGCAGCGCCACCGCCCCGAGTCCGGCCGGGTTGCCGCTGGACTCGGGGTGGCGGCACGTCCGTGAGGGACCTACCGAAGTGCGTGCTTGAGGGCATCGATCGCCAGACCGCGGGCGACGTTGGCTGCCTTGGTGTTGCGAAGGCTGTCCAGCAGCAGGAAGTCGTGGACCATTCCGGCGACGCGCACGGAGGTGACGTCGACGCCAGCCTCGCGGAGCTTGTTGGCATACTGCTCGCCCTCGTCGCGCAGCACGTCCGCTTCGTCGGTGATCACCAGGGTCTTCGGCAGTCCCGTGAGGTCGTCGAGGGACGCCTGCAGGGGCGAGGCGTACTTCTCGGCGCGTTGGGCCTTGTCGGTGGTGTAGGCGTCCCAGAACCACTGCATACCGTCGCGGGTGAGGTAGTAGCCCTCGGCGAACTGCAGGTACGACGGGGTGTCGAAGTCGGCGTTGGTGACGGGGTAGAGCAGCACCTGCGCCTTGAGGTCGATGCCGCCGCGGTCCTTGTTCATGAGTGCGAAGACCGCGGACATACAGCCGCCGACCGACTCGCCGGTCACGGCGATACGGGAGGTGTCGAGGCCGTGCTCGGCGCCGTATTCCAGCACCCACTGACCGACGGCGTAGTTCTGCTCGACCTGGGTGGGGTAGCCCTTCTCGGGGGCGCGGTCGTAGAC includes the following:
- a CDS encoding MFS transporter; translation: MFGQHHQHAPALVHRLEGEVVMTRSSERPDTPETATAATLRRTTWAAGVGMTVETYDYAVYGFLATVLAANFFPSSSPGVALLSSLAVFGVAFVVRPLGGAIFGPLADRIGRQPTLVITLLGMAAVSTLIGLLPTAETIGIAAPILLVALRMLQGLSAGGEYGTALIYAAEFSPEGRRGAVTSRVQAGCLVGLLLAATAVLGLNLLLTPEAMQAWGWRVPFLLALPLGVVGLYLRNQLGETPEFTAVRDADAPPPPPVDRKLRRALLLVGVAVLHTVSFYVAFTYVQTFSIGLGFSPVAATGAIVISLLVGVVLVIAAGRLSDRVGRRPVLIGGALAIALASYPLVAGVTNASGFWSLTLCVVLLGAAPAFYAGVAPITYIELFPVHARGTGVSLSYNITVAIFGGTCVYLCQWLIEVTGDNRAPAFVLIGAAVISGLATLGLRSVLPANRTTAVTARLGAP
- a CDS encoding Ldh family oxidoreductase, translated to MPTLALEDASRILVDAMTAVGHSAADAAVIADHLMDCELRGLPYAGLARAVSIAERVRATAPPEPVHVLVDTPASATLDGGDQVGYLVAARAVDIGLEKARTHGVATVGARRTWYTGMFSYYLEQITGAGFVGLIAGSGPAMVAPHGGTEARYATNPIAVGFPTSDDPVIWDIGTSSITHAEVVLAARLETELPPGRAFDESGAPTVDAHAALRGAFTSWGDHKGSGLALVVQLLGMLTGASASPAGLSDCGFLAVFIDPAALTDAEDFRQRASDLVRSVRDTRPVTGGDAVRVPFDRSRRRREETKRRGTLDVPTPVLNALRDITLAK
- a CDS encoding LLM class flavin-dependent oxidoreductase, producing the protein MVDFFTGLQPLEPGETDTEALTRRVRELDASHAIDRVLVGYSSIWPHNHATVPFMMAMTEKFSPIVAHRPGVMAPTAAARYFATLDVLAGGRLAINVVVGGSDKDLRRESDATPKSERYERAIEYLDLVRRTWTEPSSFDHHGRFYDAEHVKLLTRPIQGEVPIFMGGESDAAVDFGARHADLYMLWGEPFAGTRERIERVHRASEGYGRAMEFSLSLRLFLGETEEDAWARARDVERQIAEAQGGHTFLRSSATDNSVGRQRALALTDEELHDTCFWTGLTKLLGGFANSQALVGTEEQILDTLGRYHELGVGTFLVTTGAEAGWDPALEDFLLRVKKEL
- a CDS encoding PQQ-binding-like beta-propeller repeat protein; this encodes MVARRRATPLFALVAFIGSAGCGAAPAASADPEPVVADGYTLEQVHAGGPLRAPNGLALHPDGTILVASLAADSITRFDPATGKASPAVPAPESESDDVAIGDDGTIYWTNPPRGTVGSQSPDGTVRTITDGIPWVNSIAFDRAGERLFVGQTFREDGLWEIDPRGEKPDRLVASDLGQPNAFDFGPDGQIYAPLGKTGQVARIDPETGEKTVVVEGLQQPVSVRFDSSDQLYVLDSIGGALLQVDISAGSTRTVVELPIASDNMVIADDDRAYVANMADSAITEVNLADGTLRVLTSSPLAFPVDMARPSADSGEIFIADSVAVRAIAPESGELREVARRHASKIEFPSAISANAEHLVLVSEMIGSVQVTDHDVKPVRRFEGFVDPADAVELDDGSVVVAEPGLGRLVRADGDAIRPLAEGIGTPVGLASDGDGRILVADASGGRVLVVDPVSGGVTTVAEGLGTPRAVTVDAGGQVVVLDTEGGRVLRLDTEPAVLVEGLSVGQLDQPHPRSGGIGVDSDGSIYVTGDRESAIFRLLAD
- a CDS encoding AMP-binding protein, with amino-acid sequence MLDLGSLGGGTVGGLLADRAGHTPDKTALVFDDETLSYAELDATASAVARGLAGLGFGPGVSVGVFLPNRTETLAAFFGIARAGMVEVPVNTAYKGAFLEHALGHTRVELLLTDPGLLELVAALPERPAALRTVVVLADAAPEAVSLAGVEIVTWRAMLDRGDPSAPFPEVGLGDPVGIMLTSGTTGRSKGAIYPALMPAVAAHEFAVAMQTSADERLYTCLPLFHGAAKLNICLHAVVAGATAVLGRRFSASRFWDEIRRHEVTQFNALGSILPMLLAQPPSDRDREHMARKVFAAPAPPPVLTAVEERFRVHVVEGYGLTEIKTIVWNPIADRKIGSMGVPSATTELEVHDDDGFRVAPGQVGEIVYRPRAPHIMFSGYYHQPDATVETSRDLWWHTGDLGFTDDDGFFYFVDRKKDALRRRGENVSSQEVEAVLLGHPAVAEAAAVGVASDLGEQEVMAVVVAEDGTAIDLKDLFAHCDRAMPHFMVPRYYRVVGTLPATPTGKIRKAALRETGLTDDAWDAEADGLTPTRRRDPKDG
- a CDS encoding flavin reductase family protein, which encodes MTGATQLLRHGFAQFPSGIVAVCGQGPDGRPVGMAVSTFVPVSLDPPLVGICLQDTSRTWRVLRSLPRLGVSILAAEQDAAARCLAAKDRDRFSGVDHSIRLGGAVVLDGASGWFECSLESEMSAGDHAFALLRVHEFETTDTPPLVFHRSGFDRLYALSH
- a CDS encoding YciI family protein, which produces MAVFLVTFDHPDEATWQQWVRPHVDWIRQQVDDGVVVASGPSVGTPVRHGLLVMRADDETALREIIRTDPFWPNGVIENLRITEWDPFFGAFSELSSNPDGPSL
- a CDS encoding type 1 glutamine amidotransferase domain-containing protein, giving the protein MTKRILNVVTNVGHYDDPDHPTGLWLSELTHAWDIFERHGFEQTLVSPAGGAVPLEPRALKFPNYDKTAKAWRADPAKMTLLDNTARPDEIDSTGYDAIYFTGGHAVMYDFPDSKALQRITREIYERGAVVASVCHGYCGLLNTTLSDGTYLVAGKKMTGFAWQEEVLARVDKLVPYNAEQRAKDRSALYQKAKLPFVSYAVVDGNLVTGQNPGSAKETATKVADVLNSVE
- a CDS encoding MarR family winged helix-turn-helix transcriptional regulator, which gives rise to MGGVGESDYLTDAVTRLERAVANIGAMRLKPWGMTLSGYAALKILEKQPNLSLAQLSRRCFVKPQTMTRIVSELERREWLVRSPHPESERAMSLALTEAGKASLAEMAAEVDKIESTLGDMIEPGRFPELVRTLRGCAAAVEQEIKELRAAR
- a CDS encoding pyruvate carboxyltransferase → MSTPPTVRLREIAPRLTFQVHPAPTELKLELVRRLVDAGVQDFELSSFVRPDLIPGLADAAEVFSAVRDIDGLTLGCCIGNERGLRAAADAGADSASFLLSADEDFARANIGRTTEESLAQLERLAAVAQDLPTALSTYVIFAWGGPTGPARGRAEIEPLLRRLADIGVTSWVLADSFGYAAPRQIRELLEVAAGFVALDTVTVQVHDNRGLGVANVLELAGLGVGTIDVALAGSGGHPAMPGQRGGGVCTEDAVQALELAGHGTGLDLAALVETANWLDAQGVPALGFLRHVGPVPGAADTAQPLTFAW
- a CDS encoding alpha/beta hydrolase, with the protein product MTDLPPPVTPYLEPEAKELCDLTDPHPRIYEVPPEEGRKILSDLQSGDGVERPDVEEEWVEVDAGEWGTVRTRIIRPRGAEGPLPVVFYIHGAGWVFGDEHTHDRLFRELAVGAGAAGVFPVYDRAPEKGYPTQVEQNYAVGQWVLEYGAEHGLDTSRIAVTGESVGGCMSAVFALMNKDRGGIDLKAQVLLYPVTNADFDTPSYLQFAEGYYLTRDGMQWFWDAYTTDKAQRAEKYASPLQASLDDLTGLPKTLVITDEADVLRDEGEQYANKLREAGVDVTSVRVAGMVHDFLLLDSLRNTKAANVARGLAIDALKHALR